The proteins below come from a single Juglans regia cultivar Chandler chromosome 12, Walnut 2.0, whole genome shotgun sequence genomic window:
- the LOC118344000 gene encoding uncharacterized protein LOC118344000 has product MVSVLHVPLFDSNGSSSHTFLILQKPWKGRPLSNQQVVPSIINGGITALYFIMWGKGLKSCGPVRVLEDRNEVRTQANAFDIIERGKMRGGLVGLCHVDLSIGADANLLILCKSCALVLL; this is encoded by the exons ATGGTCAGTGTACTCCATGTACCACTATTTGACTCAAACGGGAGCTCCAGTCATACTTTTTTAATACTTCAAAAGCCTTGGAAGGGCAGGCCACTCTCAAATCAAcag GTTGTACCTTCTATAATAAATGGTGGAATAACAGCTTTATACTTCATCATGTGGGGAAAAGGCCTCAAATCATGTGGACCAGTGAG GGTCCTTGAAGATAGGAACGAGGTGAGGACTCAGGCCAACGCGTTTGACATTATTGAGAGAGGGAAAATGAGGGGGGGTCTTGTTGGTTTGTGTCATGTGGACTTGTCCATTGGAGCTGATGCGAATCTTTTGATATTGTGTAAGTCATGTGCACTGGTACTGTTATGA